Proteins from a genomic interval of Bacteroidota bacterium:
- a CDS encoding acetoacetate--CoA ligase → MPLWTPPASCLDRAHLTQYRAWLANRPGLGVPDAALQPDAEGYEALLRWSVADVDRFWQSLWRYFDVIAHTPATRIRSGGPEDGGVGPGTRWFEGATLNYAEHSFRHQNSKHPALIFQSERGAAAGSAPVEVSWDDLTAAVAAFQGFLRSEGIGPGDRVAAYLPNVPQAVVAFLATASLGAVWSCCSPDFGVRTVIDRFAQIEPTLLIATDGYTYGGKPFDRSAEVAELRAALPSVRQTVFLPYLDLDAPTPPPVNEMGAIRWADALAAHRTDAPPTFEPVPFDHPLWVLYSSGTTGKPKAITHSHGGALLEHLKYLAFHNDTHPGERFFWFTTTGWMMWNVLQASLLLGGVPVLYDGSPGHPDLGALWRLAGALPIHHFGTSAPYLTACMKQDLRPGDITDLSALRSLGSTGAPLPAEAFDWVYDAVSPDVWLCSMSGGTDVCTAFVGGCPGKPVHRGRIQGRALGVALASWGDDGEPVGEGLGEMVVTEPMPSMPVFFWGDADDARYRAAYFETYPGVWRHGDFIELFDDGSLVIHGRSDATLNRRGVRIGTAELYAVLDGLGFLQDSLVLNLERPDGTDVMPLFVVMAEGETLTDERIAEIKRTLRQECSPRHVPDVVVAVPDVPYTLSGKKMEVPVKKLLLGLDTGTALNKDATRNPAAVEHFAQMANSFRGTYLAES, encoded by the coding sequence ATGCCCCTCTGGACGCCGCCCGCCTCATGCCTCGACCGCGCGCACCTCACGCAGTACCGGGCCTGGCTCGCCAATCGCCCCGGGCTCGGCGTGCCCGACGCCGCACTGCAGCCCGACGCCGAGGGCTACGAAGCGCTCTTGCGCTGGTCCGTCGCCGACGTGGACCGCTTCTGGCAAAGCCTCTGGCGCTACTTCGACGTGATCGCGCACACGCCCGCGACGCGCATCCGTAGCGGTGGCCCAGAAGACGGCGGCGTTGGGCCGGGCACGCGCTGGTTCGAGGGCGCGACGCTCAACTACGCCGAGCATTCGTTCCGGCACCAGAACAGCAAGCATCCAGCGCTCATCTTCCAGTCGGAGCGCGGAGCGGCGGCCGGGAGCGCGCCTGTCGAGGTGTCGTGGGACGACCTCACGGCGGCTGTGGCAGCGTTTCAGGGTTTCTTGCGGAGCGAGGGCATCGGCCCTGGCGACCGGGTGGCGGCCTACCTCCCGAACGTGCCGCAGGCGGTCGTCGCGTTCCTCGCCACGGCGTCGCTCGGCGCGGTGTGGTCGTGCTGCTCGCCCGACTTCGGCGTGCGGACCGTCATCGACCGCTTCGCGCAGATCGAGCCGACGCTGCTGATCGCCACGGACGGCTACACCTACGGCGGCAAGCCGTTCGACCGCAGCGCCGAAGTCGCCGAACTCCGCGCCGCGCTGCCGAGCGTCCGGCAGACGGTCTTCCTCCCGTACCTCGACCTCGACGCGCCCACGCCGCCGCCCGTCAACGAAATGGGCGCGATCCGATGGGCCGACGCCCTCGCCGCGCACCGCACCGACGCGCCGCCGACGTTCGAGCCGGTGCCATTCGACCATCCGCTGTGGGTGCTCTACTCGTCGGGCACGACGGGCAAGCCTAAGGCGATCACGCACAGCCACGGCGGCGCGCTCCTGGAGCACCTGAAGTATCTCGCCTTCCACAACGACACGCATCCCGGCGAGCGCTTCTTCTGGTTCACGACCACGGGTTGGATGATGTGGAATGTCCTCCAGGCGAGCCTGCTCCTCGGCGGCGTGCCGGTGCTCTACGACGGCAGCCCCGGCCACCCCGACCTCGGCGCGTTGTGGCGGCTTGCGGGCGCGCTCCCGATCCACCACTTCGGCACGAGCGCGCCCTACCTCACGGCGTGCATGAAGCAAGACCTGCGCCCCGGCGACATCACCGACCTCTCCGCGCTCCGCTCGCTCGGCTCGACTGGCGCGCCGCTCCCGGCCGAGGCGTTCGACTGGGTCTACGACGCCGTCTCGCCCGACGTGTGGCTCTGCTCGATGTCGGGCGGGACCGACGTGTGCACGGCGTTCGTGGGCGGCTGTCCGGGCAAGCCCGTCCACCGAGGCCGCATCCAGGGCCGCGCGCTCGGGGTGGCGCTCGCATCGTGGGGCGACGACGGCGAGCCGGTAGGAGAGGGGTTAGGGGAGATGGTCGTCACCGAGCCGATGCCCTCCATGCCTGTCTTCTTCTGGGGCGACGCGGACGATGCTCGCTATCGGGCGGCGTATTTCGAGACGTACCCCGGCGTCTGGCGGCACGGCGACTTCATCGAGTTGTTCGACGACGGCAGCCTCGTCATCCACGGGCGCTCTGACGCGACGCTCAACCGCCGCGGCGTTCGCATTGGGACCGCCGAGTTGTATGCGGTCCTCGACGGTCTCGGCTTTCTCCAGGACAGCCTCGTACTCAATCTCGAACGGCCCGATGGCACCGACGTGATGCCGCTCTTCGTCGTCATGGCCGAGGGCGAGACGCTGACCGACGAACGCATCGCCGAGATCAAGCGCACGCTGCGTCAGGAATGCTCGCCGCGCCACGTGCCGGATGTCGTCGTCGCGGTGCCCGACGTGCCGTACACGCTCAGCGGGAAAAAGATGGAGGTGCCCGTCAAAAAGCTGCTCCTCGGTCTGGACACCGGCACCGCGCTCAACAAGGATGCTACGCGTAACCCTGCGGCGGTTGAGCACTTCGCTCAGATGGCAAATAGCTTCCGAGGCACCTATCTCGCGGAAAGTTGA